In Vibrio crassostreae, one DNA window encodes the following:
- a CDS encoding spondin domain-containing protein, which translates to MNKRTQISLVVSSAMLAFGTAQVQAAQLEVTVTNATKGIYFTPILAAAHDSNLFMFRTGETASAELESMAEGGDISGLSSLIANAGGVVVENPASGILNPGVATTFDIDTGDLAYLSLGAMLLPTNDGFVGLDSWKIPTQAGTYKANLNSYDAGTEANDELAASMPNPPFITFGAGGTGVETALSNTKVHVHPGNLGDSDPVAGISDLDSSSHRWLNPVATITIVVK; encoded by the coding sequence ATGAATAAACGAACTCAAATCAGCTTAGTGGTTAGCTCTGCTATGTTGGCCTTTGGTACCGCTCAGGTTCAAGCTGCACAGCTTGAGGTGACGGTGACGAATGCTACGAAAGGAATCTACTTCACACCTATTTTAGCCGCAGCGCATGACTCTAACTTGTTCATGTTTAGGACGGGTGAAACTGCTTCAGCTGAGTTGGAATCAATGGCGGAAGGTGGAGACATCTCTGGCCTGTCGAGTTTAATTGCCAATGCGGGTGGTGTGGTTGTAGAAAACCCAGCAAGCGGAATACTAAATCCTGGAGTGGCGACCACGTTTGATATCGATACTGGTGATTTGGCTTACTTGTCATTAGGTGCGATGTTACTGCCAACTAACGATGGTTTTGTTGGGCTAGACAGTTGGAAGATCCCAACCCAAGCCGGTACCTATAAGGCAAACCTAAACAGCTACGATGCAGGTACGGAAGCGAATGATGAGTTAGCTGCTAGCATGCCTAATCCACCGTTTATAACCTTTGGCGCTGGCGGTACGGGCGTAGAAACCGCGCTTTCAAATACTAAGGTTCATGTTCACCCTGGCAACCTTGGTGACAGTGATCCGGTTGCCGGTATAAGTGACCTCGATAGCAGCAGCCATCGCTGGTTAAACCCTGTTGCAACTATCACCATCGTTGTGAAGTAA
- a CDS encoding YggL 50S ribosome-binding family protein: MKLDKIENKNRRLRKKLYLGEFAILGFEVSCKTSIADFDQYDVFIDEFIDFIDSIGLCFGGGGLELFEGFLCSIERYRSVTEAEQLQVAQWLEARAEVTKVEVSELIDANYAF; encoded by the coding sequence ATGAAATTAGATAAAATCGAAAACAAAAATCGTCGCCTACGCAAAAAGCTATATCTAGGTGAATTCGCGATTCTGGGTTTTGAAGTAAGCTGCAAGACATCGATTGCTGATTTTGACCAATACGATGTGTTCATTGACGAGTTCATCGATTTCATCGATAGCATCGGTCTATGCTTTGGTGGCGGTGGTCTAGAGCTGTTTGAAGGTTTCTTATGTTCTATCGAGCGTTACCGCTCAGTAACTGAAGCAGAACAACTGCAAGTTGCACAATGGCTTGAAGCGCGTGCGGAAGTAACGAAAGTTGAAGTAAGCGAGCTTATTGACGCAAACTACGCGTTCTAA